Below is a window of Drosophila miranda strain MSH22 chromosome 3, D.miranda_PacBio2.1, whole genome shotgun sequence DNA.
CCAGGTGTTGAACTTCGTCCCCCAACTTTTGGGGCCATTTTTCTTGCACTCTTTTTTGGTGTTGCAAATCGCTTGAAATTACTTGATTGAACTGGGAATCTGCCGTAATGGAGGACAAAGGTGCCATaagttatgggattcccatttCCTCTATTTAGATGCTGATTGAAATCATTTGCAGGTCTATAGAGTTCAGATTAGTTGGAGCTCGCCATTAGATGTAGGTATTACGTAAATCAATCTTTTTTCTAAGTTTCTGGCTTAGTTTTACCTTCAGTTCTAAGCTACAGCTGAACTTCTGACTAAGTTCaggtttatttatttatttgtttcataAGATCGACTCACACTGATGTTTGAGACTGCTTCCAGCTATGAGATCAATTCAATATAATTTCTTCGGATTTTACTTCTATTAGGTTCTTTTTTTCGATTTTCCCCATTTAGTTTTGATAGTCTTTACCTAAATCGTCACTTATCTGCGCTGTCCTTCAGTTTAAATCAGCAAAAGTAGTATTTAGCTCAGATAAAGCTTCCTAAGTTTCTAATGCTCTCCCCAGGAGTTTCAGCTCTTCCGATTTACGTCCAGCCTTAGCTAATAAAGATCCAGCATAGCAACCACACCCACCTCCAGACCCAAGTGCCATTCTAgctcccattcccattccacTGCCAGTTTCCATCTCGACAGTCAGAAAACAACTTCATTTAAGACGCATAAAGCCGGGCCAACATGTGTGGCTGGCAAAcaggcgacggcgacggcgactgcGACGGTGCcgacgatggcgatggcgatgggcAGGGAAATTCCTTATGCCAGGCAAAGTGAAACTGTCACTGCCAAGGTTTTCCCTCGCTCCCTGCCATTTTCcgcttcttttctttttttgttgttttttttttttggcaaagaTGTAAAGTACGGATGGGGAAAACACTCTGAGCGAACTCCGGGTtgcatatttaaatttatgaTTATGTCGTTATGCTGTCTGCCCGCATTGCTTACAGGCGGCCGAAGAAGAAAAAGTGACAGCGGGCCAAACTTAATACAAATTTATGTGCAACATATTTTTgcacttttttttgttgcctttGGTGTGCCTTTGGTGTGTGCccagccaaagccagagcaTAAAGCTTCGCTCAACCCCTCGGAAGGCAAAAGGAACCCCCCCTGGACAACATATGCTGCTGCTTTTCCGACTGGACAACAGCTCGGTCGGAGCGGAGGAGGAGGTTTTCTAGATCCCCATCTAGTGTGAGGAGAAGGAGACGGGATCGGGATCGGAGGAACCCTCAAGTTTGTTTTACTTTCTGGCGCTTTAATGTTCCCCCCATTAAAAACGAGaacattaaaattcctttccCCCACTGAAACAGAACAGTTAAATTGCATTTTCAGACCCGGGCCCGTGCTTGAGGAAATGACAAATTCTTACATAATAAGAGGAGTAGTCTCAGACGCGAAGAGAGAAATGGGATCCATTTGGCATTTGGCAGGTGGAAGATGGGAGGTGGGAGGGGGGAGATGAGATGGCGTGAAATTGAGCACGGACCGCGTCTCCAGGCGCCTTTGTAACGTAACCTCCGTTTCTAACTCAtttttaaatacaaatttatgtACAGGGAAATAAAAAGTAAAATGCACAACGCTCCCACCCCCCGCTCGTTCTCTCACTTTTGATTAATTTGTCTTGCCTAATGGCTGGCCATAAATTTCAAGTTAATAAAACCCACAGAGGGTGGAGGCGCCTGGGCTTTGCCTTCTTCTAATAACAAAAATTTGTCACACGCCATTCTGACAGTTGTTTGTCACAGAGACCCAGAGACGCCTCCTCCGACCACAGCCACCGCAAGTGTCAACTGCTGATGACATTGTGGCCAAGTTGAGAGCCAACTTTGCCAAGCTTGGGGAGGGGGAAATTATGTTGCCCCTTTCCCAGCCAGGGGCTGATTGATACACAGGAACTCCGCACACAGGCCGGGACGAGGCCAGGGCCGGGCTAATCAATGGCCAGGGAACACGCACCGAAACGCTCGAAATTCGATTAGGGAAGATGTCGCCACCAAAAACTGACACTGGAGCACTGAGAGGACTCGCACTGGCTTCAAGTGTCAGCAGCAATTACCTCGAGGGAATGGGAGTGAGGGCCGGCTGTGCTCTTTGGGCCATTTGTTGCGAGTTTCTGAGTTTCTGTTGCCGGTTTTGGGTGCCTGGGCAAAGTGCATTCAAATTGGCTTAAACTAAGAACGTTAAGCGTGCAGCTGTCTAATTGTATTTGCCCCTTGACTCCCACACCGCCTTCCCTTCCAGGAAAACCCTTTTTCCCCTGAAAGTAATGTAAAAGTGCCAGAGAACTTCAAGATTTATTAGCATCAAGATTAAAGCATTAAAAATTTTGCAGACTGTGTGGCAGGGAGATGGAGGGCGAGCGTGAGAGCGAGAGGCTAAATAGGGGGTGGCAGATGCCCTCAGGGAGGGGTTAGGGCTGGTACTGGTCTTGGGACTGGTTCTGGTACTAGTACTGGTACTGGTCGTATTTCTGCGGCTCCCAAGGAAAGTGAGTGCAATTTTCGTTCGTTTTCGCTCTACATCATCAATTTAGCGTCCTTTCCACTTTTGCTCTTCTCATCCTCATCCTTCTCATCCTCCTGCTCAtcctgttgttgttgcggttgatgctgctgctgctgcttttgccgTGGCTGTACTTGCCCCTGGCTGTTTCCGGCGCTAGAGTGGTGCCAacaccaccagcagcaacatttCATTGCGCACTTTGTCGGTCAAAACTTTCGACATTAGCACTTAATTTACTGGCCCAACTTAATGAAGTCTACACTCGGCTAATTTACGCGAAATGCTTTAGCTACTTAAGATGGGGAAAACCCCTTGGAGCCACCGCTCTCCACATTCGCAAAGTTAAAGTTTTTGCACATCAAATGATTCGATGAAAAAGGGCGAGAGCCGCTGGCCATTGGACGCAAAGTGTAACTAGTAAAAGGTGTAACTTCCATGGCTGTCTTTCAGATCATTTTTCCATTATTGAGAGCCCTCCGCTTTCGCAGTTATGACGTCGGCTACGCGTTATGGGACATAGTCACTTCTTCagtttataaaatatataaaactAGCTTATCAGGGGTCCGCGCTACGCAAGCAATCAATGAAAAGTAAAACCAGTATATAATATTTCTCTGGAAAGATAAGAGTTCCCAGCTCTGGGAGGTGGGGGCTGAATGGGAAGTGAACAGCTGCTCTTCTGCGGCGACTGGAACCCAAGTTTTGTTCAGTTATTGCGGATTGTTCGTGGTGTTCAGATGGAGAAAATGCGCCCATATGAAATGCAAGGAATGCTCGTACGCATTGCCATCGCGGGCCTCTCGTTGACCGTCTCCATTGTCATCCTGTTGCTGTTCCCCACCTGGGAGCAGCCCCGCGAGTCCTGGGAGATCTCTGTGTGGTATTACGTCTGCCTGCTGCAGGCGATCGGCGGAGTGCTCCTCGTCGTGGGCTCCCTGAAGGTGAGAACTACAAGATTAATACTATCTCCAATCGGGACTGAAGGTCGTGGCTCTTCCTCAAAGGCTAATCATTGGCTGTTCCTGCCCTGGGTGGTGGCGGCTATCGTATTTATCTACACTCTGCTCTACAAAACCGTGAACTACTATTGCTATCTGCAGGGAAAACTGCTGGTTGTGGTAATCCCCCTTTTTTACATCATTGCGGGTGAGTAAGCGCGGCTCTCTCGATGCCCACATACACGCACGGGTATAACCCGTTGTTCTCTTATGATTTCAGGTTTTTGGCTCTACTTTCTGTGCGATGTCTTCCAGGACTTTCTCGACTTGCATCGCAAATCCTCTCCGCAGATCCTCAGTCACGACCCAAATAGTCCTCTTGCTGTTTTAGATTCACATTCTCCTTGACGGCATTAAAGTGCACTCTGCTACCACGTGAAATGCAATTGAGCTGAGCGTAAAGGCAAATAAGTGGGAAAATTGCGGCGTGAGTGTTTCTGTGTGAGTGTTTGTGAGTGTTTGTTGGTGTGTGGGTAGCCAAAAGTAAAATAAGCGTTAAAATGTCTGTCTAACGCAGTGGAACCCCAAACGGTGGGGTTTACGGCTGGTCTGGGCTTGAGCTCTGTGGTATCGCTGCATGCGTATTGCATTACCAGACCGGCACCCTCcacaacacacaacacacaacacacactaCCCTTCTGGCCTCCCTACCCACCCGAGAGACGACACAAAGTGGCATATGAATAGATACATGTTTTTGTTG
It encodes the following:
- the LOC108158282 gene encoding uncharacterized protein LOC108158282 yields the protein MEKMRPYEMQGMLVRIAIAGLSLTVSIVILLLFPTWEQPRESWEISVWYYVCLLQAIGGVLLVVGSLKANHWLFLPWVVAAIVFIYTLLYKTVNYYCYLQGKLLVVVIPLFYIIAGFWLYFLCDVFQDFLDLHRKSSPQILSHDPNSPLAVLDSHSP